The Parus major isolate Abel chromosome 5, Parus_major1.1, whole genome shotgun sequence genome contains a region encoding:
- the LOC107206296 gene encoding protein AHNAK2 isoform X2, producing MEVTLKTEAEAGASGFSVKGGGNEGIFIKKVLKESPASKIFSLREGDQLLSATIFFDNIKYEDALKILQYSEPYRVQFSLKRKIAVQEDLEHSTAQHKKERIGQEKELSDSIPEETPHVSGKDISEEDRETLIVSQRLGRSKRPKKDRLSWPKFQTIKNKKILRHRRSHSTSDAYEPAIQDISPTSTDTESQFPQEVHTKEKKGSQRKLKFPSIGFRMHRSKPEPQEKQKKEIKTTLISERENIHKDDISLENPEILTIEYTTSSAYEMKTGERYETLTKDLKEMKNGIPSQVKQCPEVEISIKKEKDKEATSKFSVPEVPDITIEIPKPSLETADLKVSPSKKSPQASSKSRKKKQKGTADKKDEGSGINTDLKGHTAKGSVQVKGLEIGTAKAELQTSDTLERGEKQAEEDIQIVNTQKINYGISMPKRKDTEIDATKQGGNDPQSLPDKTADMTSEDSKNFSVKSLMPDAESEVSTWKIQMPSFKVAKTPKADMKIVREESREDREDRVKREGIEEDGMPTNDKALNVEIGMKTGEKDIEGKESKFRLPKLKFPTFTWSTTKEETAQAEAQISEREVKVITLEYAEGLQVSGTTEEIRVTNAEIQEDISKGQLDQDDINQKKKGKSTTIKINTEDTNGKIQITKNDTEMQNREINKKSKYEMSEGTKSDIQVGKVDVSLPSVDVTLPQASVDLQAPEATLSVEGEAKVPEKEATKTKDGKFKMPKFGMPSFGWSSSREAKGTVAAEVDVSLKEPEVTVPSAVPVLDISLPDSDVQSPTSGVSLQSSACKEEEFGKSQSLVFRIPKISLSKSFKPPAQKQSGLDLSVSKTHSLTEEAFSVSSENDLYQCLPDSKGESVSKGTKFKVHGIGFSKAEVTSSKIPLKSSLEKGDDITLTKYESNLTESQSKVASLADENLSDFEILSDDGFEEQGGLKLEGKTTSAATSLVDTEVTVKIHKFRRPKFRIRSKGKASESDMASSVESEISKGRITSDMTDPDTENPAQISDAQLAVKLHKPSLEVVLDAPTMDPNPLPMEVTLPKLEAEIHCPDLKCKAEQEVITEERGTEEKENRFKSSKFKLPSFRWSPKKEAVASSHVEEHLEGPSLYTLSGDMESELTFPAPENQYIHEEFDTTEKDGEKFKTKKSQFTMPKISFPKMKGQKVQVSLPVLETDVSGSKQEKEGVSVQKSEKGSSGEGAGLGIKVPKVTAPTLEFSKPEAKAPKMEMDISMPTGEVTVPACEEDELRRLKSVAASASLSTSDIKMIPEGSIEVKSPDISVERTSSEIAVGDVEIKAEGSEGKTKMSKFQMPKVGIKLSKGKGSQKDVGQSKSEVKVPQLKAMVEISDIAVEAPDLEVECGTETETYSPEAKITKLDNKASEADFHLPSADISIPKPDSDIQDSDAAVKIKKEIKQDGDEEEKEGHFKMPKFKLPSFSWSPKKEASVKSDTGANLEDQKLTVMSSRIDTEVKGTETDDQGSGPDLDLEISAGKVEQKSPVKKPQFVMPKISLSKIKVPKSQSHSPKVEADATLPKTEIEGDDSIKIPDIEKSHPEGTEEGAQISIKLSDTMVHTLEFSRVETEAFKTEITVSSAKIDDSLTPSEGSFQQVNLISSSTNECNIQKTGIKLPKGEASVDLKSPDILTESSSVVDGRKVKLEGPEGKIKMPKFQKTKFGISLTKGKVPYTEISSPKIETELPQLRTTNEIADIAVGVPASELTFNMSDPGVVDGKIKTPQALMGGIEDAKVDISTQSVSKPKTEGVIESLEEKEIKLKENEIKAEEVQTEEYQGWFKMPKFRIPAFGRSSLKEKKSDVDIERSMEKVQATIPSAEVQTETSIPENTFSLPHAVAEITIGKEGIQKLGDSVKRSDACLPKMEGDISLSTERTDSRVNIPKTETYADVVKRSAEGHTSEITVSAAELPKSYSSASETDKEKSSINRFPTHTLTFPEHKGKSWDIEVAKVESSMKLETSGVGCKPSSAEITLDVTQKEIDVSLPKEELDIQNKEMVIKKGKIKDEVKIIGKDSEESKLKRTICEWSTTKGSEDGTYVTAKLEDLKVEVPTVKTDVKITRVDPEMKFQVKSVEKDVSAGVEVQVEDRTETSKIKAYKFKIPKFGILHSEIKRFEDDTNLPKSEADSAPRSERGTGEMQLKKTEESTGLKSPALDDIEAATRITGETVDQTQGVPEVSVRIPKLKIPRFTFRTLPIEADVLLSKVATDPRGSSTDIEIVQLQASSAIPEETPGTPEGGIQKAKSKILMLAEPDIKTAQMTATIESSLSNAGRDIHWSYIEGQEVSEKVEPEHVAIERCEIYTTEILKESEVLSPEVKTAALGFSLLKAKLPESHSDLDVVVQQPSPTGGESVRKPTGAGESFGVAAKRTGSAELKLSDKPHCESEESRGKVSLTKLKTSAAEVKCSSKLEESFPDTSPQEITAAPLSEDEDVVEAVEGEEKDITNEKEKTDSKRSPGRFKFWLPSIGFSSSGDETSTDAKPEIKKSVPEDVKPADTSDDSAKQAEKTGWFRFPKLGFTSPSKKAKFVDKEEVGHKEGRLSDEDSPTDKPDVFFDAQESLSPKEIGEGEKAEIDGASSIVTSSARTELILLEEEKDSKSNIAGDTTK from the exons ATGGAAGTGACCCTGAAAACAGAAGCGGAAGCTGGTGCTAGTGGTTTTAGTGTGAAAGGTGGAGGAAATGaaggaatatttattaaaaaagtacTTAAGGAATCTCctgcttcaaaaatatttagtctTAGAGAAG GTGATCAGCTTCTAAGTGCCACAATATTTTTTGATAATATCAAATATGAAGATGCACTCAAGATTCTCCAATATTCTGAGCCATACAGAGTCCAATTCAgcctcaaaagaaaaattgctgtgCAAGAAGATCTAGAACACTCTACAGCTCAGCACAAAAAGGAAAGGATAGGCCAG gaaaaagaaCTCAGTGACAGCATTCCTGAAGAAACACCGCATGTTTCaggaaaagacatttcagaagAAGACAGGGAAACATTAATTGTAAGCCAAAGGCTGGGAAGAAGTAAGAGACCTAAAAAAGATAGATTATCATGGCCGAAATTTcaaacaatcaaaaataaaaagatattgaGGCACAGAAGATCTCATAGTACATCAGATGCATATGAGCCTGCTATACAGGATATTTCCCCTAcaagcacagacacagagtCTCAATTTCCACAAGAAGTCCATaccaaagagaagaaaggaagccAAAGGAAGCTGAAGTTCCCTAGCATTGGATTCAGAATGCACAGATCCAAACCAGAACCccaagagaagcaaaaaaaagaaataaaaactacactgatatctgaaagagaaaacatacaTAAAGATGATATAAGCCTGGAAAATCCTGAAATCCTAACCATTGAATACACCACATCTTCTGcttatgaaatgaaaacaggGGAGAGATATGAAACTTTAACAAAAGACttaaaagagatgaaaaatggcATTCCGTCTCAAGTAAAACAATGCCCTGAGGTTGaaataagcattaaaaaagaaaaagacaaggaagCAACATCAAAATTTAGTGTACCTGAAGTACCAGACATAACAATAGAGATACCAAAGCCCAGCTTAGAAACAGCTGATCTGAAAGTAAGCCCATCTAAAAAATCACCACAAGCCTCATCAAAATCCcgaaaaaagaaacagaaaggaacaGCAGATAAAAAAGATGAAGGAAGTGGAATTAACACAGACTTGAAGGGTCACACAGCTAAAGGGTCTGTACAGGTAAAAGGCCTAGAAATAGGTACTGCTAAAGCAGAATTACAGACATCTGACACactggaaagaggagaaaaacaagcagaagaGGACATACAGATAGTAAatactcagaaaataaattatggaaTTTCAATGCCcaaaagaaaagacacagaGATTGACGCCACCAAACAGGGAGGTAATGATCCACAATCATTACCAGACAAAACAGCTGATATGACTTCAGAGGACAGCAAGAATTTCAGTGTGAAATCTCTTATGCCAGATGCAGAATCAGAAGTGTCTACTTGGAAAATACAAATGCCATCATTCAAAGTGGCCAAAACACCAAAAGCTGATATGAAAATAgtaagagaagaaagcagagaggaCAGAGAAGATAGGGTAAAAAGGGAAGGAATAGAGGAAGATGGCATGCCCACAAATGATAAAGCCTTAAATGTAGAAATTGGAAtgaagacaggagaaaaagatatagagggaaaagaaagcaaattcagattgccaaaattaaaattccctACCTTTACCTGGTCAACtacaaaggaagaaacagcCCAAGCTGAAGCACAGATAAGTGAAAGGGAAGTAAAAGTGATAACCCTAGAATATGCAGAAGGGCTTCAGGTCAGTGGaacaacagaagaaataagAGTTACAAATGCTGAAATTCAAGAAGACATATCCAAAGGACAACTAGATCAGGATGAcataaaccaaaagaaaaaaggcaa ATCTActacaataaaaattaacactGAAGACACAAACGGAAAAATACAGATTACAAAAAATGatacagaaatgcagaacagagaaatcaataaaaaatcaaaatatgaaatGTCAGAAGGTACAAAATCAGACATCCAAGTTGGCAAGGTGGACGTCAGCCTGCCCTCCGTTGACGTCACCCTTCCACAGGCCAGCGTTGACCTGCAGGCGCCTGAGGCCACCCTTAGCGTGGAAGGAGAAGCCAAAGTCCCAGAGAAGGAGGCCACCAAGACCAAGGACGGCAAGTTCAAGATGCCCAAGTTCGGCATGCCTTCCTTTGGCTggtccagcagcagagaggccAAGGGCACTGTGGCCGCCGAG GTGGACGTCAGTCTCAAGGAGCCTGAAGTGACGGTGCCCTCGGCAGTCCCGGTATTGGATATATCATTGCCTGACTCTGATGTCCAGTCTCCCACTTCTGGTGTTTCGCTGCAGTCTTCTGCTTGTAAAGAAGAGGAATTTGGTAAATCTCAATCTCTTGTATTTCGAATCCCTAAAATTTCCCTTTCTAAAAGTTTCAAACCTCCTGCACAAAAGCAATCTGGGCTTGATCTTTCTGTTTCCAAAACTCATTCTTTAACAGAGgaagctttttctgtttcttctgagaATGATTTATATCAATGTTTGCCTGACAGTAAGGGAGAGAGTGTATCTAAAGGTACGAAATTCAAAGTACATGGCATTGGTTTCTCTAAAGCTGAAGTAACTTCATCGAAAATTCCTCTGAAGTCCTCTTTAGAAAAGGGGGATGATATTACTCTTACTAAATATGAAAGTAATCTAACAGAATCTCAATCAAAAGTAGCTTCTCTTGCTGATGAAAatctttcagattttgaaattttaagtgACGATGGTTTTGAGGAGCAAGGTGGTTTAAAGCTAGAGGGGAAAACAACATCCGCTGCAACATCTCTGGTTGACACAGAGGTCACAGTTAAAATCCATAAATTCCGAAGACCAAAATTCAGAATTCGATCTAAGGGAAAAGCATCTGAAAGTGACATGGCTTCTAGTGTGGAATCTGAAATTAGCAAGGGAAGGATAACATCTGATATGACTGATCCTGATACTGAAAACCCAGCTCAAATCTCTGATGCCCAACTTGCTGTAAAGTTGCATAAGCCTTCACTTGAAGTTGTTCTGGATGCACCAACAATGGATCCAAATCCCTTACCCATGGAGGTTACCTTGCCAAAATTAGAAGCAGAAATCCATTGCCCAGATTTAAAGTGCAAGGCAGAACAGGAAGTAATTACAGAAGAGAGGGGTactgaggagaaagaaaacagatttaaatcaTCAAAATTCAAACTACCTTCATTTAGGTGGTCACCAAAGAAAGAAGCTGTTGCTTCTTCTCATGTCGAAGAGCATCTAGAAGGACCCAGTTTGTATACTTTATCTGGAGACATGGAATCTGAATTaacttttcctgctcctgagaATCAATACATCCATGAAGAATTTGATACAACAGAAAAAGATGGTGAAAAGTTCAAAACCAAGAAGTCCCAATTTACCATGCCAAAGATCTCATTCCCTAAAATGAAGGGTCAGAAAGTACAGGTCTCTCTGCCTGTACTGGAAACTGATGTTTCTGGatccaaacaagaaaaagaaggtgTTTCTGTTCAGAAGTCTGAGAAAGGGAGTAGTGGAGAAGGGGCAGGACTGGGCATAAAAGTGCCAAAAGTTACAGCCCCGACTTTGGAATTTTCTAAACCAGAAGCCAAAGCTCCCAAAATGGAGATGGATATTAGCATGCCTACAGGTGAGGTCACAGTTCCTGCCTGTGAAGAAGATGAGCTGAGAAGATTGAAATCAGTTGCTGCTAGTGCCAGCCTCTCCACCTCAGATATTAAGATGATACCTGAAGGTTCGATTGAGGTGAAGAGTCCTGACATAAGCGTTGAAAGAACATCAAGTGAAATTGCTGTGGGTGATGTAGAGATAAAAGCTGAAGGttctgaagggaaaacaaaaatgtctaAATTCCAAATGCCAAAAGTAGGAATTAAACTTTCTAAAGGGAAAGGATCACAAAAGGATGTTGGCCAATCCAAATCAGAAGTCAAGGTTCCCCAGCTAAAAGCAATGGTAGAAATATCTGACATTGCTGTTGAAGCACCAGACTTGGAGGTGGAATGTGGCACAGAAACAGAGACTTACAGCCCTGAAGCCAAAATTACTAAACTTGACAATAAGGCATCAGAGGCTGATTTTCACCTCCCATCAGCTGACATTTCTATTCCAAAACCAGACAGTGATATTCAGGATTCAGATGCAGCAGTAAAGatcaagaaggaaataaagcaagatggagatgaagaagagaaagaaggacaTTTCAAAATGCCCAAATTCAAACTTCCATCCTTCAGTTGGTCACCAAAGAAGGAAGCAAGTGTTAAATCAGATACTGGAGCAAATTTGGAAGATCAAAAGCTCACTGTCATGTCAAGCAGAATAGACACAGAAGTAAAAGGAACTGAAACTGATGATCAAGGTAGTGGGCCAGACCTTGATCTGGAAATATCTGCAGGAAAAGTTGAACAAAAAAGTCCAGTTAAAAAGCCACAGTTTGTCATGCCTAAAATTTCACTCTCCAAGATCAAGGTTCCAAAATCTCAGTCTCATTCACCAAAAGTTGAAGCTGACGCTACTCTTcctaaaacagaaatagaaggtGATGATTCAATTAAGATACCTGATATAGAAAAAAGTCATCCTGAAGGGACTGAAGAAGGGGCACAAATAAGCATAAAACTGTCTGACACTATGGTCCACACTCTGGAGTTTTCCAGAGTAGAAACTGAAGcctttaaaactgaaataacagTCAGCTCAGCAAAGATTGATGATTCTTTGACTCCCTCAGAGGGGAGTTTTCAACAGGTTAACTTAATTTCAAGTTCCACCAATGAATGTAACATTCAAAAAACCGGTATTAAGCTCCCCAAAGGAGAAGCTTCAGTTGATTTGAAGAGCCCTGATATATTAACAGAAAGCTCATCAGTTGTGGAtggaagaaaagtgaaattggAAGGTCCTGAAGGGAAGATTAAAATGCCCAAATTCCAGAAGACAAAGTTTGGAATCTCCCTAACAAAAGGGAAAGTGCCTTACACAGAGATCAGCTCCCCAAAAATAGAAACTGAGCTACCCCAGCTAAGAACAACAAATGAAATTGCTGACATTGCTGTGGGAGTTCCAGCATCAGAACTTACATTTAATATGTCAGATCCTGGAGTAGTTGATGGTAAGATAAAAACACCTCAAGCTCTGATGGGTGGCATTGAAGATGCAAAGGTAGACATAAGCACCCAGTCAGTGTCTAAACCAAAGACAGAGGGAGTTATTGAGAGTCTTGAGGAGAAGGAAAtcaaattgaaagaaaatgaaataaaagcgGAAGAAGTTCAGACTGAAGAATATCAGGGATGGTTTAAAATGCCAAAATTCAGAATACCTGCATTTGGGAGGTcatccttaaaagaaaaaaaaagtgatgttgATATTGAAAGAAGTATGGAAAAAGTTCAGGCAACTATTCCTTCTGCTGAAGTACAAACTGAAACAAGTATTCCTGAAAATACCTTCTCATTACCACATGCAGTTGCTGAAATTACTATTGGAAAAGAAGGGATTCAAAAATTAGGAGATTCTGTGAAACGTTCTGATGCTTGCTTGCCAAAGATGGAAGGAGATATTTCATTATCCACAGAAAGAACAGACAGTAGAGTGAATATTCCAAAAACTGAAACTTATGCAGATGTAGTTAAGCGCAGTGCTGAAGGACATACTTCAGAAATCACCGTGTCTGCAGCAGAATTGCCTAAATCATACTCAAGTGCTTCAGAAACTGACAAAGAGAAGAGTTCAATAAATAGGTTTCCTACACATACTCTGACGTTTCCAGAGCATAAAGGCAAATCATGGGATATAGAAGTTGCAAAGGTAGAAAGTTCCATGAAGTTAGAAACATCAGGGGTAGGATGCAAACCATCATCAGCTGAAATTACCCTGGATGTAACACAGAAGGAAATAGATGTTAGTCTTCCAAAGGAAGAGCTAGATATTCAAAATAAAGAGATGgtaattaaaaaaggaaagataaaggATGAGGTGAAAATCATAGgaaaagacagtgaagaaagtaaattaaaaaggaCTATATGTGAATGGTCTACAACAAAAGGATCAGAAGATGGTACTTACGTTACTGCTAAGCTGGAAGACCTAAAGGTAGAAGTTCCAACAGTGAAGACGGATGTTAAAATTACTAGAGTAGatcctgaaatgaaatttcaagtGAAAAGTGTTGAAAAGGATGTGTCTGCAGGAGTGGAAGTGCAAGTAGAAGACAGAACAGAAACAAGTAAAATTAAAGCATATAAGTTTAAGATTCCAAAGTTTGGAATACTGCATTCAGAAATCAAGAGGTTTGAAGATGATACCAATTTGCCAAAGTCAGAAGCTGATTCAGCACCTAGAAGTGAAAGAGGCACAGGagaaatgcagttaaaaaaaacagaagaatcaACTGGCCTGAAAAGTCCAGCTCTAGATGATATAGAAGCAGCCACCAGAATAACAGGGGAAACAGTGGACCAAACACAAGGTGTCCCAGAAGTAAGTGTAAGAATTCCCAAACTAAAAATACCAAGATTCACTTTCAGAACTCTTCCAATTGAAGCTGATGTTTTACTGTCAAAAGTAGCAACAGATCCAAGGGGATCTAGTACTGACATTGAAATAGTGCAACTGCAAGCAAGCTCTGCTATCCCTGAAGAAACACCAGGAACTCCAGAGGGGGGtattcaaaaagcaaaaagcaaaattttaatgCTGGCTGAACCTGACATTAAAACAGCACAAATGACAGCTACCATAGAGTCCTCCCTTTCAAATGCAGGGCGAGACATTCATTGGTCTTATATAGAGGGCCAAGAAGTAAGTGAGAAAGTAGAACCTGAACATGTTGCTATTGAGCGGTGTGAGATTTACActactgaaatactgaaagaatCAGAGGTTCTGTCACCAGAAGTCAAAACTGCTGCTTTGGGATTCTCATTGCTTAAGGCAAAGTTGCCTGAATCACACAGCGATTTAGATGTGGTGGTCCAGCAGCCATCTCCAACGGGAGGTGAATCAGTGAGAAAACCTACAGGTGCTGGTGAAAGCTTTGGAGTAGCAGCCAAGAGAACTGGCAGTGCTGAGCTTAAACTATCTGACAAACCACACTGTGAGTCGGAAGAATCTAGAGGAAAAGTAAGTTTGACAAAGTTGAAAACATCTGCTGCTGAAGTAAAGTGTTCCAGTAAACTGGAAGAGAGTTTTCCTGATACATCACCTCAGGAAATAACTGCAGCTCCCCTCTCTGAAGATGAAGATGTAGTTGAAGCAGTGGAAGGTGAAGAAAAAGACATAAcgaatgagaaagaaaagactgaTAGTAAAAGATCTCCTGGAAGATTCAAATTTTGGCTTCCAAGTAttggattttcttcttctgggGATGAAACAAGCACAgatgcaaaaccagaaataaaaaaatcagttccaGAAGATGTGAAACCTGCTGACACATCAGATGATTCTGCTAAGCAGGCTGAAAAAACTGGATGGTTTAGATTTCCCAAGCTTGGTTTCACATCTCCTTCTAAAAAGGCTAAGTTTGTTGACAAAGAAGAGGTGGGTCATAAAGAGGGGAGACTCTCAGATGAAGATAGCCCAACAGATAAACCAGATGTGTTTTTTGATGCACAAGAAAGCTTATCACCTAAAGAGATAGGAGAAggtgaaaaagctgaaattgaTGGGGCCTCGTCTATTGTGACATCTTCAGCAAGAACTGAACTAATCTtgttggaggaagaaaaagatagTAAATCTAATATTGCTGGAGATACAACCAAATGA